The genomic interval AGGCCGAGTTCCGCGCCGGGGTGCACGAGGCGCTGCGCTATGCCGAGGTACTGGGCTGCCCGCGCATCCATGTGCTGTCGGGCATGGTGCCGCCGGGGGTGGAGCGTGAAGCGCTCAAGGACCTGTGCGCCAGCAACCTGCGCTGGGCGGCCACCGAGGCTGCGCACGCAGGGCGCGACATCCTCATCGAGCCCATCAACCTGCGCGACATGCCCCGCTACTTTCTGAACCGGCAGGACCACGCGCACGAACTGCTCGATGCCGTGCAGGCCCCCCACCTCAAGGTGCAGATGGACCTGTACCACTGCCAGATCGTGGAGGGCGACGTGGCCACCAAGCTGCAGCGCTACCTGCCCACCGGGCGTGTGGCGCACATCCAGATTGCCGGGGTGCCGGGCCGCCACGAGCCCGACCACGGCGAGCTGAACTACCCCTTCCTGTTCGACACCATCGACGCGCTGGGCTACACCGGCTGGGTGGGCTGCGAGTACAAACCGGCAGCTGGCACTACGGCAGGGCTGGGCTGGATGCACCGGAAGACGCGCTGAACCGTTTGTGTGTCCTCGCGCAGCCCAGCGGCCGCGCGCAAGTACGCAGCTTTGCGTAAGGGAATGCGTGAATAAATGTAACAAGACTCTGGCCGTAGAGTGAAGAAGGGCGTTCCCTCGCGCCGGGACCCCTTTCCAAGACCGGCTCAGCCGGCTATTAGCATTCATTTTCAGGAGACTTCCCCCATGGCCGCATCCCTCGCGAACAACCGGTCCGTCGCGCGCCAGGTCACGCTCACGGCCATCACACTGGTTGCCGTGGTGCTGGTGCTGGTGGGGCTGGCGATTGCCGTGCTGACCGAGCGCAGCACCCGGGCGCAGGTGGTGTCCAGCGTGGGCAACACGGCGCAAAGCGTGGCCCAGTCGCTGGACGCAGCAGACAACACCAACCGTGAACTGGTGCAGCTCACCATGAGGGGCTTTCAGCGCTATTTCGAGGCCAACATGCACCTCGACGAGGCCACGGGCGAGCTGCGCAGCTACGGGGCGCTGGTCAACGAGGACTACGGCTCGGTCGACAAATTTGCCAGCGAAACCGGTGGCATCGCCACGGTGTTCGCCAAGAAGGGCGACGACTTCATCCGCATCACCACTTCGGTCAAGAACGACAAGGGCGAGCGCCAGCAGGGCACCCCGCTGGGGCGCACCGACCCGGCCTACGCCAATGTCTCCAAGGGCGAGCCTTACACCGGCGTCACGGTGGTGGGTGGCAAGCCCTATATGGGGCACTACCTGCCGGCCAAGGACGCCTCGGGCAAGGTGGTGGGGCTTCTCTTTATCGGCAACGACATCAGCGTGTTCCACGCCATGCTGCAAAAGCAGGTGACGCAGACGAAATTCTTCGAGCATGGCGGCACCTACGTGATCAACCCCGGCACTTCGCTGGACCAGGCAGCATTCGTGTACCACCCCACGGCGAGCGGCAAGCGCGTGCTGGAAGCGTACCCCCAGGCACGCCCGTTTTTTGAAGCCCTGGCCGCATCGCCCGACGGCTTCGTGCGCGAAGCCGCCCCGGTTTTGGGCTCCGACGCACAGGACCCCTGGGCCCTGATGCGCAAGACCAGCGGCGGCTGGTGGGTGGTGGCCGAGGTGCCCGACGGCGAGGCCATGGCCAGCCAGCAGCGCGTGACGATGGCGGTGTGGGCCCTGATGGCGGTGGCGGTGGCGTTGCTGGCCATCGGCCTGTTCCTCATGCTGCGCCGCAGTGTCAGCCGCCCCCTGCAGGACCTGACCCAGGCCATCACCCTGGTGGCGCAGGGCGACCTGACTGAAACCTTCCGCACCACGCGGCGCGACGAGATCGGCGCGCTGGTGCAGGAGGTCGAAGGCATGCGCCAGCGCTACACGCAGATGCTGCAGCAGGTGCGCACGGCGGTGGACAGCATCACCACCGCCAGCGCCGAGATTGCCAGCGGCAACCAGGATCTGTCAGCGCGCACCGAGGCCACGGCCAGCAGCCTGGCGCAGACGGCGCAGAGCATGGACCAGCTCACCGCCACGGTGCGCCAGTCGGCCGACGCCGCACGACAGGCCAACCAGCTGGCCAGCACTGCCGCCGAGGTGGCCGCACGCGGCGGCAAGGTGGTGGGCGAGGTGGTGACCACCATGGGCGATATCAACCAGAGCTCGCGCAAGATCGCCGACATCATCGGCGTGATCGACTCGATAGCGTTCCAGACCAACATCCTGGCGCTCAATGCGGCCGTGGAGGCCGCCCGCGCGGGTGAACAGGGCCGGGGCTTTGCGGTGGTGGCCAGCGAGGTGCGTTCGCTGGCCGGGCGCAGCGCCGAGGCCGCGCGCGAGATCAAGGCGCTGATCGGCGCGTCGGTGGAGCGGGTGGAGTCGGGCGCGCGCCTGGTCCAGAACGCGGGCAGCACCATGGACGAGATCGTGGGGTCCGTCAAACGGGTGGGCGACATCATTGGCGAGATCACTGCGGCCTCGGGCGAGCAGTCCGACGGCATCGGCCAGGTCAACACCGCCGTCAACCAGCTCGATCAGATGACGCAGCAGAACGCCGCGCTGGTGGAGGAATCCGCCGCCGCCGCACAAAGCCTGCGCGAGCAGGCCACGCGCCTGGCCGGGGCGGTGCAGGTGTTCAAGCTGTCGCAGGCGGACGATGGCGAAGCGCTGCACACCTTGCCAGCGCCGGCTCCCATGCGCTCGATCACGTCGGGTTAGGCGCTGCCCGAGCGGCGCCAAGGCGCAGCAAAAGACGCGTGGCGCGGGCTGGGCGTCGCAGGATCAGCGGGGCGCCAGGATCGCCATCGTGAGGCGCGACACGCAGGTCAGCTCGCCCGCATCGTTGGCCATCTCGATCTGCCACACCTGCGTGGTGCGGCCAATGTGCACGGGCCGTGCGGTGCCCGTGACCCAGCCGCTGGTGGCCGAGCGCAGGTGGTTGGCGTTGATGTCCAGACCCACCGCATGGTGGCCTTCGGGGCTGGCGTAGTAGGCGCCGATGGAGCCCAGCGACTCGGCCAGGACCACGCTCACCCCGCCATGTAGCAGACCAAAAGGCTGCACCGTCCGGTGGTCCACCGGAACACGGCCCCGCACAAAGTCATCGCCCAGCTCGGTGATCTCGATGCCCAGGTGCTCGGCAGCGGTGTTGTGGTTGGCGGCGTTGATGATGGCCAGGGTGGCGGGTTTTTTCCAGATGGGCATGGCGGGAGGGTTGCGTGGGGCCAGAGTCTTGCAAAGGAGGTTATTGTGCCCAAGCATTGGGCGCGCGTGGGTGGGCCAGGAATGGAGGCAGCGCACCGGTGCATACAATTTGCTCAACCTTGATGACCCGGCTTGGGCCATGATTTCGGCGCCCGTGTGGGCCTGTGGCGGTCAACCAGCGAAAGGCGGTCAATGGATCGGATGGCGAAAGATAGGGACGGCACAGGGCCTGATCTGGCGGCTTGCGCACTGCAGGTGCTGGCGGCCACCACCGTGCCTGCAGCTGCCAGTGCAATACTGAGCAGCCTTGCCGAGTGTGGACTGCACGCCGATGCGGTGCTCTGGCAGACGGGGGATCATGTGGCATGCGAGCCCACCACGGCGGAGTTGCCATTGCCGCTCCCGTCCACGCTGGCCGCGCTGCTCCAGGCGCAAGGAGTGTCTTGCCACGTTTTGCACTCTGACGCCGATGGCCCGCAGGCCGTGCTGGTGGCGGCGCCAGACTCGCTCAGCCAGATCAGCCCAGCGGCGGCAGGTGTATTGCGCCTGGGCACACAGCGGCTGGCAGAGCTGCTGACGCTGCAAAACCTGCAGGCCTCGGTGCAGCACCTGGAGCAGTCGCGCCAGTTGCAGCAGGCGCTGTTTGCCATGGCCGACCTCGCCTCTTCCGATCAGGACATGGACAGCATGCTGCGCGGCCTGCACGACATCATCGGCAGGCTGATGTATGCCCGCAACTTCTTCATTGCGCTGTATGAGCCGCAGCGTGACAGCCTGCGTTTCATTTACTTTGCGGACGAGGTCGACGAGGGCATGTACGACCCCGAGCAGGAGATTCCCGCCTCCGAGCTCAAGGAAAGCTTCACGTTGGCCATCATCCGGCAGGCGCGCTCCGTGCGTGGCCCGGCATGGGAGGTGGCGCGCCAGCTCGGCATCGTGCGGGGCCCGGTGATGGGCACACCCTCGGTGGACTTCATGGGCGTGCCCATGCGCCGGGGCGCCGAGGTGCTGGGCGCCATTGCGGTGCAAAGCTACCGCGAAGGGCTGGGCTACACCGAATCGGACAGCGCGGTGCTGGGCTTTGTGGCCGAGCACGTGCTGACTGCGCTGGAGCGCAAGCACGGGCGCCAGGCGCTCGAGCGGCGTGTGCAGGAGCGCACACGCGAGCTGGCGCAGGCCAACGAGCAACTGCAGGCGCAGGTGGCCGAGCGCGAGCGCGCCGCCCACCTGCAGGCCACGCTGTACCGCATTGCCGCGCTGGCCAACGGGCAGGAAAGCGATGACCAGTTCTACCGCAGCCTGCACGCGGCCGTGGGCGAGCTGATCAACGCCGAGAACTTCTATATCGCCCTGGTGTCCGAGGACGGCAGCACCCTGCACTTTCCCTACTGCGTGGACGTGGCGGGCGAGGGCGGGAAGACCCGCCCTATGGCACGCGGGCTGAGTGAATACGTCATGCGCCAGGGGCAAACCCAGCTGGTGGACACGGGCCGGCTGGAGCAGCTGCGTGCCAGCGGTGAGGTGGCGATCCAGTCGCAAACAGGTACAACGGCCACGGTGTGCTGGCTGGGCGCGCCCCTGCTGGGTGCCCAGGGCGTGATGGGCGTGGTCACGGTGCAAAGCTACCGCCCCGACCTGATGTTTGGGGAGCAGGATGCCGCGTTGCTGACCTTTGTGTCGCACCAGATCGCCACCAGCGTGCAGCGCCGCCAGCAGGCGGAGGCCCTGCACGCGCTCAACAGCGAACTGGAGCAGCGGGTGCAGCAGCGCACCCAGGAGCTGCGCCAGGAAATCGCCATGCGCGAGCAGGTCGAAGCGCGTCTGCAGCACGAGGTGATGCACGACCCCCTCACCGGCCTGCCCAACCGGGTGTATCTGCGCGACCGCCTGGAGCGGGCGCTGGCCACCCACCGGCGCGATCCGCAGCGCGGCTTTGCGCTGCTGTACCTGGACGTGGACCGATTCAAGCTGTTCAACGACAGCCTGGGCCACCAGGCTGGCGACATCGTGTTGCGCGAGGTGGCGCGCCGCCTGCTGCAGTGCGTGCGCACCCCCGACGTGGCCGCCCGCCTGTCGGGCGACGAGTTCGCCATTCTTCTGGAGGATGGCCCGCAGCCGGCCACGGCCTGCAAGATCGCGCAGCGCATCCAGACCTGCATGCAGGAGATGGTGCAGGT from Acidovorax sp. FHTAMBA carries:
- a CDS encoding hotdog fold thioesterase, with product MPIWKKPATLAIINAANHNTAAEHLGIEITELGDDFVRGRVPVDHRTVQPFGLLHGGVSVVLAESLGSIGAYYASPEGHHAVGLDINANHLRSATSGWVTGTARPVHIGRTTQVWQIEMANDAGELTCVSRLTMAILAPR
- the otnI gene encoding 2-oxo-tetronate isomerase encodes the protein MPQFAANLSLMYTELPFLDRFAAAARDGFAAVEFQFPYAFEPADIAARLADNGLQLVLFNAPPGGTDRASWASAWELQARGTAAQPGREAEFRAGVHEALRYAEVLGCPRIHVLSGMVPPGVEREALKDLCASNLRWAATEAAHAGRDILIEPINLRDMPRYFLNRQDHAHELLDAVQAPHLKVQMDLYHCQIVEGDVATKLQRYLPTGRVAHIQIAGVPGRHEPDHGELNYPFLFDTIDALGYTGWVGCEYKPAAGTTAGLGWMHRKTR
- a CDS encoding EAL domain-containing protein, with amino-acid sequence MAKDRDGTGPDLAACALQVLAATTVPAAASAILSSLAECGLHADAVLWQTGDHVACEPTTAELPLPLPSTLAALLQAQGVSCHVLHSDADGPQAVLVAAPDSLSQISPAAAGVLRLGTQRLAELLTLQNLQASVQHLEQSRQLQQALFAMADLASSDQDMDSMLRGLHDIIGRLMYARNFFIALYEPQRDSLRFIYFADEVDEGMYDPEQEIPASELKESFTLAIIRQARSVRGPAWEVARQLGIVRGPVMGTPSVDFMGVPMRRGAEVLGAIAVQSYREGLGYTESDSAVLGFVAEHVLTALERKHGRQALERRVQERTRELAQANEQLQAQVAERERAAHLQATLYRIAALANGQESDDQFYRSLHAAVGELINAENFYIALVSEDGSTLHFPYCVDVAGEGGKTRPMARGLSEYVMRQGQTQLVDTGRLEQLRASGEVAIQSQTGTTATVCWLGAPLLGAQGVMGVVTVQSYRPDLMFGEQDAALLTFVSHQIATSVQRRQQAEALHALNSELEQRVQQRTQELRQEIAMREQVEARLQHEVMHDPLTGLPNRVYLRDRLERALATHRRDPQRGFALLYLDVDRFKLFNDSLGHQAGDIVLREVARRLLQCVRTPDVAARLSGDEFAILLEDGPQPATACKIAQRIQTCMQEMVQVGDRALRLSVSIGIAVGRTHHKTIDELLHDADVALYRAKEGGRQRFVLFDDREQRAAMDVLQVEQELRDALQTAQIVPHFQPIVRLADGQVVGYETLVRWQHPVRGLLAPGDFLPIAEQTGLIESVDWHLYGLACEAGAPLVHEGGFLTLNVSARHFANGDFDRSLLALLRRTGFDPARLHIEVTESTLLGDPAAVAAILQRLKDAGVGTALDDFGTGYSSLGHVHRFPLSMIKIDRSFTGELDKAQPSRSVAIIDAVLSLGRALNLDVVAEGVETDAQRQVLLAMGCVYGQGYHFGRPAPAAHWVS
- a CDS encoding methyl-accepting chemotaxis protein gives rise to the protein MAASLANNRSVARQVTLTAITLVAVVLVLVGLAIAVLTERSTRAQVVSSVGNTAQSVAQSLDAADNTNRELVQLTMRGFQRYFEANMHLDEATGELRSYGALVNEDYGSVDKFASETGGIATVFAKKGDDFIRITTSVKNDKGERQQGTPLGRTDPAYANVSKGEPYTGVTVVGGKPYMGHYLPAKDASGKVVGLLFIGNDISVFHAMLQKQVTQTKFFEHGGTYVINPGTSLDQAAFVYHPTASGKRVLEAYPQARPFFEALAASPDGFVREAAPVLGSDAQDPWALMRKTSGGWWVVAEVPDGEAMASQQRVTMAVWALMAVAVALLAIGLFLMLRRSVSRPLQDLTQAITLVAQGDLTETFRTTRRDEIGALVQEVEGMRQRYTQMLQQVRTAVDSITTASAEIASGNQDLSARTEATASSLAQTAQSMDQLTATVRQSADAARQANQLASTAAEVAARGGKVVGEVVTTMGDINQSSRKIADIIGVIDSIAFQTNILALNAAVEAARAGEQGRGFAVVASEVRSLAGRSAEAAREIKALIGASVERVESGARLVQNAGSTMDEIVGSVKRVGDIIGEITAASGEQSDGIGQVNTAVNQLDQMTQQNAALVEESAAAAQSLREQATRLAGAVQVFKLSQADDGEALHTLPAPAPMRSITSG